The nucleotide window CCTCTTCAAGCCGTTTCTTTCCGTTTTCGTAGTCAAAGATGCCCCCTTAGGAGAACCAGCTTCTCCTGGATGGCGTCGAAGATTTTTTCAATATTTTCATCCATGATGATCGCCGTTTCGTCTTGACATGAGCCAATCTTGACCTCCTACCATTGTGCGTGACGGAGTCTATCATTTCTTGCCGTGTTTCGTCATCCTGCGCTCTTGAAAAAAAGGAACGCCATCCCTACACTCCATTTTACGAGCCATTACGAAAGGAGTCATCAAGATGCTGTATGCCATCATCGGAGAGGATGTTCCCGACAGTCTGCAAAAGCGTCTTTCGGTACGTCCGGCCCATCTGGAGCGGCTTGAATCGTTGCAGCGGGCGGGGCGGCTGCTTGTGGCGGGACCGTTTCCCCGCGAGGCGGGGGAGGGGTTCACGGGAAGTTTGATCGTCGCCGATTTTTCTTCTCTGGAGGAGGCGCAACGATGGGCCGACGCCGATCCCTATATTCAAGCCGGGGTCTATTCCTCTGTCGCGGTCAAACCATTCAAGAAGGTTTTCGGTCCCGCAGCTGGATGAGGGGACGGATCCGTTCCGTGGATCATCCGTGTTCCTCTTGCCGGTAGATGGGCACGCCAACCCGACGAATGTGTTCCAGAAGTGGCGGATAACGTATGCCATCGAAGGCTTTGACATCGAACGTGTAGGGAATGGGCAGCTGGTCCAGGGCTTCG belongs to Magnetococcales bacterium and includes:
- a CDS encoding YciI family protein, which encodes MLYAIIGEDVPDSLQKRLSVRPAHLERLESLQRAGRLLVAGPFPREAGEGFTGSLIVADFSSLEEAQRWADADPYIQAGVYSSVAVKPFKKVFGPAAG